A single window of Acidimicrobiales bacterium DNA harbors:
- a CDS encoding sulfite exporter TauE/SafE family protein, which yields MEWWEALLLVGGGLAAGIINTMAGGGSSLTVPLLVLAGVPGNDANGSNRVGILTASGAAVASFRRLGIGRELRTLVPVLVPVVVGSLFGSLAISRLADDTFETVFGLIMIPLIILSIRKPKPKLDGTEWSVALTVAVFFGIGIYGGAIQAGVGLVLLAALTRAGFDLVTANSVKVLVNLVVTAIALPVFIVQGHVQWAPALLLAVGFTAGGWTGAHFTVKGGEKWVRALMIAASLALALSLLGVY from the coding sequence ATGGAGTGGTGGGAGGCATTACTCCTGGTCGGCGGCGGGCTGGCCGCAGGGATCATCAACACGATGGCCGGCGGTGGGTCCTCGCTGACGGTGCCCCTGCTCGTTCTGGCCGGGGTCCCCGGCAACGATGCCAACGGGTCCAACCGCGTCGGAATCCTCACCGCGAGCGGCGCAGCGGTCGCGTCGTTCCGCCGCCTCGGGATCGGTCGGGAACTGCGAACACTCGTACCCGTCCTCGTTCCCGTCGTCGTCGGCTCACTCTTCGGGTCACTGGCCATCAGCCGCCTCGCCGACGACACCTTCGAGACGGTCTTCGGCCTCATCATGATCCCGCTGATCATCTTGTCCATCCGCAAGCCGAAACCGAAACTCGACGGCACGGAGTGGAGTGTCGCGCTCACGGTGGCCGTCTTCTTCGGCATCGGGATATACGGCGGCGCCATCCAGGCCGGCGTGGGCCTCGTCCTCCTCGCGGCACTGACGAGGGCGGGCTTCGACCTCGTCACCGCCAACTCGGTCAAGGTGCTCGTGAACCTCGTCGTCACGGCGATCGCGCTGCCCGTCTTCATCGTCCAGGGGCACGTACAGTGGGCACCGGCGCTCCTGCTCGCCGTCGGCTTCACAGCGGGTGGCTGGACCGGGGCGCACTTCACCGTCAAGGGCGGCGAGAAGTGGGTGCGCGCCCTCATGATCGCCGCGTCGCTGGCACTCGCGCTGAGCCTGCTCGGCGTGTACTGA